A genomic region of Cannabis sativa cultivar Pink pepper isolate KNU-18-1 chromosome 1, ASM2916894v1, whole genome shotgun sequence contains the following coding sequences:
- the LOC115707963 gene encoding shikimate O-hydroxycinnamoyltransferase has translation MMISEMKVKIKESSLVKPAEKDPSRSWSTIPLSNLDQLYNEGRSTLLYFYNNNSSSSSSVDDHLLNLKEALAKTLVLYYPVAGRLSRAENGGEERLEIKCNDEGVLFVVGETKSHIEDLGDFTNSSLIISNLIPPPSHYSAGISSFPLMAFQVTYFGCGGISLSVGGEHRAFDGHSAINIIKSWSEIFRGQPNTITPYFDRTLLNPRNPPKIMFDHTKEYQLPNQPKSIVDEQNFKVVILKVTKDQLNKLKNKAKELVNNNNNKYFSTFCIMSGLIWKCACIARALPKDQETRLFFNVDGRSRLQPPLPRGYFGNVVFDAMAEALAGDIQSKPLWYAVGLVHESLMSRDDDYLRLLIF, from the exons ATGATGATAAGTGAAATGAAAGTGAAGATAAAAGAGAGTAGCTTAGTGAAACCAGCGGAGAAAGACCCTTCAAGATCATGGTCCACTATTCCATTATCCAATTTGGACCAACTTTACAATGAGGGAAGGAGCACATTACTCTATTTCTACAATAAcaactcatcatcatcatcatcagttgATGATCATCTCCTCAACCTCAAGGAAGCTCTTGCTAAGACTCTTGTGCTATATTATCCGGTAGCAGGGCGGTTGAGCCGGGCCGAGAATGGAGGAGAAGAGCGGTTAGAGATTAAATGCAACGACGAAGGTGTTTTGTTTGTGGTGGGGGAGACAAAGTCCCACATCGAAGACCTTGGAGATTTTACCAACTCCTCACTAATCATCTCTAACTTAATTCCACCACCCTCACATTACTCTGCTGGAATTTCTTCATTTCCTTTAATGGCCTTCCAg GTAACTTATTTTGGATGTGGTGGAATTTCTCTAAGTGTTGGAGGAGAACATCGTGCATTTGATGGGCATTCTGCTATCAATATTATCAAGTCATGGTCTGAAATTTTTAGAGGCCAACCCAACACAATCACACCATATTTTGATCGAACATTACTTAATCCTAGAAATCCACCAAAAATAATGTTCGATCATACCAAAGAATACCAACTACCCAATCAACCTAAATCTATTGTTGACGAACAAAACTTCAAAGTGGTTATTCTAAAAGTAACCAAGGATCAACTCaacaaattgaaaaacaaagCTAAAGAATTagttaataacaataataataagtacTTTAGTACATTTTGTATTATGTCTGGCCTTATATGGAAATGTGCATGCATAGCACGTGCACTTCCCAAAGATCAAGAGACTAGATTATTTTTCAATGTTGATGGACGGTCAAGATTGCAACCACCACTGCCACGTGGCTATTTTGGGAATGTAGTTTTTGACGCTATGGCTGAGGCTTTGGCTGGTGATATTCAATCAAAGCCATTATGGTATGCAGTTGGGCTTGTACATGAAAGTTTGATGAGTAGAGATGATGATTACTTAAGattattgattttttaa
- the LOC115707962 gene encoding shikimate O-hydroxycinnamoyltransferase: protein MSDIVVKIRESSLVRPVEKTSPTRSTIPLSDLDQLYYERRSTLLYFYNNKNYNNSSSLAVDDHIHNLKEALAKTLVLYYPVAGRLSRAENGGEERLEIKCNDEGVLFVVGETKSHIEDLGDFTDSSLLISNLIPPTPDYSAGISSFPLFVFQVTYFGCGGVCLSVGGEHLAFDGHSAINFIKSWSEIFRGQPNTITPYFDRTLLNPRNPPKIMFDHTKEYQLPNQPKLSIVDEQNFKVVILKVTKDQLNKLKNKAKELVNNKHFSTFCIMSGLIWKCACIARALPKNQETKLFFNVDGRSRLQPPLPRGYFGNVVFEGMAEALAGDLQSKPLWYAVSLVHESLMRRDDDYLRSVIDFFKVNPNTKRHRLEVQCRCPNFAINSWTSFALDEADFGWGLPLGICGITINEGRASIYDDIPKNGNLCVHISLQTHHIKEIESIFMRVLEQSCSDNKIIY, encoded by the exons ATGAGTGATATTGTAgtgaagataagagaaagtagCCTAGTGAGGCCAGTGGAGAAGACCTCTCCAACACGCTCCACTATCCCATTATCCGATTTGGACCAACTTTACTATGAGAGAAGAAGCACATTACTCTATTtctacaataataaaaattataacaacTCATCATCATTAGCAGTTGATGATCATATCCACAACCTCAAGGAAGCTCTTGCTAAGACTCTTGTCCTATATTATCCGGTAGCAGGGCGGTTGAGCCGGGCCGAGAATGGAGGAGAAGAGCGGTTAGAGATTAAATGCAACGACGAAGGTGTTTTGTTTGTGGTGGGGGAGACAAAGTCCCACATCGAAGACCTTGGAGATTTTACTGACTCCTCACTACTTATATCCAACCTCATTCCTCCAACCCCAGATTACTCTGCTGGAATTTCATCATTCCCTTTATTCGTCTTCCag GTAACTTATTTTGGATGTGGTGGAGTTTGTCTAAGTGTTGGAGGAGAACATCTTGCATTTGATGGGCATTCTGCTATCAATTTTATCAAGTCATGGTCTGAAATTTTTAGAGGCCAACCCAACACAATCACACCATATTTTGATCGAACATTACTCAATCCTAGAAATCCACCAAAAATAATGTTCGATCATACCAAAGAATACCAACTACCCAATCAACCTAAATTATCTATTGTTGACGAACAAAACTTCAAAGTGGTTATTCTTAAAGTAACCAAGGATCAACTCaacaaattgaaaaacaaagCTAAAGAATTAGTTAATAATAAGCACTTTAGTACATTTTGTATTATGTCTGGCCTTATATGGAAATGTGCATGTATTGCCCGTGCACTTCCCAAAAATCAAGAgactaaattatttttcaatgtTGATGGACGGTCAAGATTGCAACCACCACTGCCACGTGGCTATTTTGGGAATGTGGTATTTGAAGGTATGGCTGAGGCTTTGGCTGGTGATCTTCAATCAAAACCATTATGGTATGCAGTAAGTCTTGTACATGAAAGTTTGATGAGAAGAGATGATGATTACTTAAGATctgttattgatttttttaaggTTAATCCTAATACAAAACGTCATAGGCTTGAAGTCCAATGTAGGTGTCCAAATTTTGCGATTAATAGTTGGACTAGCTTTGCTCTTGATGAAGCTGATTTTGGTTGGGGTTTGCCTTTGGGGATTTGTGGAATTACAATCAATGAAGGAAGAGCAAGTATTTATGATGATATTCCTAAAAATGGGAATTTATGTGTACACATCTCTCTTCAGACTCATCACATCAAAGAGATAGAAAGTATATTTATGAGAGTGTTGGAACAAAGCTGCAGTGATAATAAGAttatatattag